The Dethiosulfovibrio peptidovorans DSM 11002 genome has a window encoding:
- a CDS encoding isocitrate/isopropylmalate dehydrogenase family protein, whose translation MTVKIIAQIAGDGIGPEVIRQGRKAADAATAKTGTDLEWRTFPWGASHYLSTGEVLPDDAVDRLSECDSIYLGAIGDPKVKPGILERGILLTLRFGFDMYVNLRPARAFPKVPVPIAGADGHSIDMLVVRENTEDLYMGLGATGDGSIDEAIEAERGLYDLTGSVKLETGHRMAMQMGIATEPAIRRITATACRFARGRGDDSILLATKANAMPQLYGFWEEIAADEAKAQGIPMETMNVDAMCYHAVRSPWDFGTVLCPNLFGDIVSDLFAGITGGLGVAAGGNLGDGLGMFEPIHGSAPDIAGTDRANPLAAILSAGLMLDSLGEHRAAKTIDRAVETFLSENDGDDLPREMGGQVGTEAVGDRVAEIIERIGEETP comes from the coding sequence ATGACCGTGAAGATAATAGCCCAGATCGCCGGAGACGGAATAGGTCCGGAGGTGATCAGGCAGGGACGAAAGGCGGCGGACGCCGCCACGGCCAAGACGGGAACGGATCTGGAATGGAGGACCTTTCCATGGGGAGCGTCCCACTACCTTTCCACCGGTGAGGTCCTTCCGGACGACGCCGTTGACAGGCTTTCGGAGTGCGACTCCATCTATCTGGGAGCCATAGGGGATCCCAAGGTCAAGCCGGGGATACTGGAAAGAGGCATCCTCCTGACGCTGCGATTCGGCTTCGACATGTACGTAAACCTCCGTCCCGCCAGGGCCTTTCCCAAGGTACCGGTTCCAATAGCGGGAGCGGACGGTCACTCCATAGACATGCTGGTGGTCCGGGAGAACACCGAGGACCTCTACATGGGGCTAGGAGCCACCGGAGACGGAAGCATCGACGAGGCAATAGAGGCGGAAAGAGGGCTCTACGACCTGACTGGCAGTGTAAAGCTGGAGACGGGACACAGGATGGCAATGCAGATGGGGATAGCCACAGAACCAGCTATCAGGAGGATAACCGCCACGGCCTGCCGCTTCGCCAGGGGACGAGGAGACGATTCTATACTTCTGGCGACCAAGGCCAACGCAATGCCCCAGCTGTACGGCTTCTGGGAGGAGATAGCCGCCGACGAGGCCAAGGCCCAGGGAATACCGATGGAGACTATGAACGTGGACGCCATGTGCTACCACGCAGTCAGAAGCCCCTGGGACTTCGGTACCGTGCTCTGCCCCAACCTGTTCGGCGACATCGTCAGCGACCTCTTCGCCGGAATAACCGGCGGACTGGGAGTGGCGGCGGGAGGCAACCTGGGAGACGGACTGGGGATGTTCGAGCCCATACACGGCTCGGCCCCGGACATAGCCGGAACGGACAGGGCCAATCCTCTGGCCGCAATTCTATCGGCGGGACTGATGCTCGACTCCCTGGGAGAACACCGGGCCGCCAAGACGATAGACCGGGCGGTAGAGACCTTCCTTAGCGAAAACGACGGAGACGACCTTCCGAGAGAGATGGGAGGTCAGGTAGGAACAGAGGCGGTCGGAGACAGGGTCGCCGAGATAATAGAGAGAATCGGAGAGGAGACTCCTTGA
- a CDS encoding ABC transporter permease codes for MKSARPLRLAGVISISCLIFALSSPYFMNWDNIRNVLDQSTLNIVVGLGMSLLIASGGIDLSVGSAVALIGVIIAPALKAGLPTSTACLAALAAGTIAGLWNAGIVVFLRINPFIATLTSMSLMSGLALIITQGTPVYGFPPSFTFIGRGRIMGLPVSVIVCALLFLALWFFFSFTRFGIYTLGLGNNEEALRRCGIRVKRWKTGLYCLCGCCAAMAAVLITSRLNSAEPLAGAMMEMDAIATAVLGGTAIQGGKTSLTGTVLAGILLALVKNGLTMLGVSSYYQGFSVGAIVLISVVLSERSTRTKQ; via the coding sequence GTGAAAAGCGCTAGACCGCTGCGGTTGGCGGGAGTCATATCGATCTCCTGTTTGATTTTCGCCCTATCGTCGCCTTATTTCATGAACTGGGACAACATAAGGAACGTGCTGGATCAAAGCACTCTCAACATAGTCGTAGGCCTGGGGATGTCCCTTTTGATCGCCTCAGGAGGGATAGACCTCTCGGTAGGTTCCGCCGTGGCGCTTATAGGCGTGATAATAGCCCCCGCGCTGAAAGCGGGGCTACCGACGTCCACGGCATGCCTGGCCGCCCTGGCGGCGGGGACGATCGCGGGCCTATGGAACGCTGGTATCGTCGTTTTTCTGAGGATCAATCCCTTCATAGCGACCTTGACCTCTATGTCTCTGATGTCCGGTCTGGCACTTATAATCACGCAGGGAACGCCGGTTTACGGCTTCCCGCCGTCTTTCACGTTTATAGGCAGAGGCCGGATTATGGGCCTTCCGGTATCGGTTATAGTCTGTGCCCTGCTATTTCTGGCTCTGTGGTTCTTCTTCTCGTTCACTCGATTCGGGATATACACCCTCGGGCTGGGAAACAACGAGGAGGCCCTCAGACGATGCGGAATCAGGGTAAAGCGCTGGAAGACCGGCCTATACTGCCTTTGCGGATGCTGCGCCGCCATGGCTGCCGTACTTATTACCTCGCGTCTCAACAGCGCGGAACCTCTGGCGGGGGCGATGATGGAGATGGACGCCATAGCCACGGCGGTGCTCGGAGGAACAGCCATACAGGGCGGTAAAACCAGCCTGACAGGGACCGTTCTGGCGGGGATTCTGCTGGCGCTGGTAAAGAACGGCCTCACGATGCTCGGAGTCTCGTCCTACTATCAGGGATTTTCCGTAGGTGCCATCGTCCTCATATCGGTAGTTCTTTCGGAGCGATCGACGAGGACGAAACAATAG
- a CDS encoding ATP-binding cassette domain-containing protein, which yields MRYNDIVLTVRSLKKSFGPVDALVEGDLTLERGKITALVGNNGAGKTTLIKCITGALRPDYGYISIRGKATPSLTLAEARRRGVATVYQDLALVDVLDVASNIWLGMEPSRWGIVDREAMRHRSIELLKRFAIDLPSVATPVSDLSGGQRQAVALARAIAQEGDILILDEPTSAMGIVERSHIVDTVKKLREDGQAILYISHDMEQVLETADEVVIMRNGRTVACIPADELDPLSLAGRISGAIS from the coding sequence ATGCGATATAACGACATCGTCCTGACCGTCCGTTCTTTAAAGAAAAGTTTCGGCCCCGTAGACGCCCTCGTAGAGGGAGATCTGACCCTCGAGAGGGGAAAGATAACTGCGTTGGTGGGAAACAACGGAGCGGGAAAGACCACTCTGATCAAATGCATAACCGGAGCGCTGCGGCCGGATTACGGCTATATATCCATTAGGGGCAAAGCGACCCCGTCTCTCACCTTGGCCGAAGCTCGTCGTAGGGGGGTAGCCACAGTCTATCAAGATTTGGCCCTTGTGGACGTGTTGGACGTAGCGTCGAACATATGGCTCGGTATGGAACCCTCGAGATGGGGTATCGTCGATCGAGAGGCTATGAGGCATCGTTCGATCGAGCTGCTTAAACGATTCGCCATAGACCTTCCGTCCGTCGCTACTCCCGTCTCCGATCTCTCCGGAGGCCAGAGACAGGCGGTAGCCCTGGCCCGAGCGATCGCCCAGGAAGGAGATATATTGATACTGGACGAGCCGACATCTGCCATGGGGATAGTGGAAAGATCCCACATCGTCGATACCGTTAAAAAGTTACGGGAGGACGGACAGGCGATACTCTACATAAGCCACGATATGGAACAGGTTCTGGAGACCGCCGACGAAGTGGTTATAATGCGCAACGGAAGAACCGTAGCCTGTATTCCCGCTGACGAACTCGATCCCCTATCCCTTGCGGGACGGATATCCGGAGCCATATCGTGA
- a CDS encoding 3-isopropylmalate dehydratase small subunit: MRGKAWKFGDHVDTDVIIPARYLVTADPETLGAHCMEDGDPDFAKKISQGDIIIGGENFGCGSSREHAPIAIKGAGISCVIAKSFARIFFRNSINVGLPIFVCPEAAEKISQGDEVTADMEVGVISDETTGESWTVPAFPEYLRGIIAAGGLVPFVASRAGR, translated from the coding sequence ATGAGAGGAAAAGCCTGGAAATTCGGAGACCACGTGGACACAGACGTAATAATACCGGCCAGATATCTGGTCACGGCCGATCCTGAAACCCTGGGCGCCCACTGCATGGAGGACGGCGACCCCGATTTCGCTAAAAAGATATCCCAGGGGGACATCATTATCGGAGGAGAGAACTTCGGCTGCGGATCCAGCAGGGAACACGCCCCCATCGCCATAAAGGGAGCGGGGATCTCCTGCGTCATAGCTAAATCCTTCGCCAGGATCTTCTTCCGCAATTCCATAAACGTGGGGCTGCCCATCTTCGTCTGCCCCGAGGCGGCAGAGAAGATATCTCAGGGCGACGAGGTGACGGCGGACATGGAGGTCGGGGTAATCTCGGACGAAACGACCGGAGAAAGCTGGACCGTACCGGCATTCCCCGAATACCTCCGTGGGATAATCGCCGCCGGCGGACTGGTGCCCTTCGTGGCGTCCAGAGCGGGGAGATAG
- a CDS encoding substrate-binding domain-containing protein, whose product MKVAKFLCAAALCCAMAATSFAGEPNPMVSKSIATIEDQMGSLPDITGQERIGVLVITLSNPYWVTMKERYGEWAKEMGISVEVMAAPTEKDLKSQLNTLEAMVAKKYDGIIVTPMDPFNLIPGIVKADEKGIPVVCSGPEVSRDGLKQAGAVMDGWITATFKDQGRLCAEDMAEKLPSGSEVAIIEGIPGAGQSKARREGASEGFEKAGLKLVAVEAGNWDRNRAYDITTNLVKAHPQLKGIYCANDVMALAAVDALEVAGIEGVTVYGTDFIPEAAEAIKSGRLAGSTTFSQAAWTRGTLVYTLKLIKKDEDLPEKLSVPITLVNGENIGQFQGWK is encoded by the coding sequence ATGAAGGTAGCGAAGTTCTTATGTGCGGCGGCGCTGTGTTGCGCCATGGCGGCGACCTCTTTCGCAGGCGAGCCGAACCCGATGGTCTCCAAGTCGATAGCGACCATCGAGGATCAGATGGGGTCGTTGCCCGACATAACCGGCCAGGAGCGCATAGGGGTTCTGGTGATAACCCTGTCCAACCCTTATTGGGTGACCATGAAAGAACGCTACGGCGAGTGGGCAAAGGAGATGGGGATATCGGTGGAGGTTATGGCGGCCCCAACCGAAAAGGACCTCAAGTCCCAGCTCAACACCCTGGAGGCCATGGTGGCCAAGAAATACGACGGAATCATAGTTACCCCGATGGACCCGTTCAATCTTATACCGGGCATAGTCAAGGCCGACGAAAAAGGCATCCCAGTCGTATGTTCCGGCCCCGAGGTAAGCAGAGACGGTTTAAAGCAGGCCGGTGCCGTAATGGACGGATGGATAACCGCCACGTTCAAGGACCAAGGGCGACTCTGCGCCGAGGACATGGCCGAAAAGCTGCCCTCCGGATCGGAGGTCGCCATAATAGAGGGAATTCCCGGAGCCGGACAGAGCAAAGCTCGGAGAGAGGGAGCGTCCGAGGGCTTCGAAAAAGCCGGACTCAAACTGGTCGCTGTGGAAGCCGGCAACTGGGACAGAAACAGGGCCTACGACATAACGACCAACCTCGTAAAAGCCCATCCCCAACTCAAGGGAATATATTGCGCCAACGACGTGATGGCTCTTGCCGCGGTAGACGCCCTCGAGGTTGCAGGAATAGAGGGAGTGACGGTATACGGAACGGACTTCATTCCTGAGGCGGCAGAGGCCATAAAAAGCGGCAGGTTGGCCGGATCGACCACCTTCTCCCAGGCCGCCTGGACCAGAGGAACTCTCGTCTACACTCTGAAGCTGATAAAAAAGGACGAAGACCTTCCGGAAAAACTGTCCGTTCCGATAACCCTGGTGAACGGAGAGAATATCGGGCAATTCCAGGGGTGGAAATGA
- a CDS encoding corrinoid protein, producing the protein MEKENMLKELARSVVDMDEETSAKLSKNYVEAGFDAYDGISSGLSVGMDEAGRLYEEEEYYIPELLLCSDAMYAGLDVLKPHLRRDDSSETYKAVVGVVEGDTHDIGKNLFKVMLETVGFEVYDLGRDVPPKEFVDKAIEVGAHLVGMSTLMTTTMPNMPVVVDLLKAKGIRDKTIVMVGGGPISRNFAQKIGADGYEPEASAGARLARKLVTTKLETMSHVAV; encoded by the coding sequence ATGGAGAAAGAAAATATGCTTAAAGAACTGGCCAGATCGGTAGTCGATATGGACGAGGAGACATCGGCGAAGCTATCCAAAAATTACGTCGAAGCGGGATTTGACGCTTACGACGGCATCTCCTCGGGACTTTCCGTAGGTATGGACGAGGCGGGAAGACTGTACGAAGAGGAGGAGTACTACATACCGGAGTTGTTGTTGTGCTCCGACGCCATGTACGCCGGTCTGGACGTGCTTAAGCCCCACCTTCGCAGGGACGATTCGTCCGAGACCTACAAGGCGGTGGTAGGGGTGGTCGAGGGGGACACCCACGACATAGGGAAGAATCTTTTCAAGGTGATGCTGGAGACCGTAGGATTCGAGGTCTACGATCTTGGAAGAGACGTCCCCCCCAAGGAGTTCGTCGACAAGGCCATCGAGGTGGGAGCCCATCTGGTAGGGATGTCCACCTTGATGACCACCACCATGCCCAACATGCCGGTGGTCGTAGACCTGCTCAAGGCGAAGGGCATAAGGGATAAGACTATCGTCATGGTAGGAGGAGGCCCTATCTCCAGGAACTTCGCCCAGAAGATAGGTGCCGACGGCTACGAACCGGAGGCATCCGCCGGAGCCAGACTTGCCAGAAAACTGGTGACGACGAAACTGGAGACGATGTCCCATGTCGCAGTTTAA
- a CDS encoding substrate-binding domain-containing protein: MDLRKIAILFCDQDNPFWLETIRMYRESLPVHGFYGDFLFPEDPRDGLCQAELMGRYLSADYDCMIINPLTAENLLPSLESSSRKFPIFDVGPKCDQEMVAGISGYIPLQAADFEEQGRMCTEVLLENCDGPLGCIGGPIDTRQGRMRTEGAVKTAKRRGLAVLDVEWSDFTKEGGRKAMEKLIPLKPEAIFCANDLMALGAIETAAEKGVEIPIGGVDLIPEALSAIEAGSLTASVGLDPAELVDEILKSIGLFLKYKLVPTGTLANNILKTL, translated from the coding sequence ATGGATCTCCGCAAAATAGCTATTCTTTTCTGTGATCAAGACAACCCGTTCTGGTTGGAGACCATACGCATGTACCGGGAATCCCTCCCGGTACATGGTTTTTATGGAGACTTTCTCTTTCCCGAAGATCCGAGAGACGGCCTATGCCAGGCCGAACTCATGGGCAGATACCTGTCGGCGGACTACGACTGCATGATAATAAACCCCCTGACGGCGGAAAACCTCCTGCCCTCGCTTGAGTCATCGTCCAGAAAATTTCCCATCTTCGACGTAGGCCCCAAGTGCGACCAAGAGATGGTAGCCGGCATATCCGGTTATATACCGTTACAGGCGGCCGACTTCGAGGAACAGGGCCGAATGTGCACGGAGGTTCTACTGGAAAACTGCGACGGTCCTTTGGGCTGCATCGGCGGCCCCATCGACACCAGGCAGGGCAGGATGAGAACAGAGGGAGCCGTTAAGACGGCAAAACGAAGAGGCCTAGCGGTCCTCGACGTGGAATGGAGCGACTTCACCAAGGAGGGCGGCAGAAAGGCGATGGAAAAGCTGATCCCCCTAAAACCCGAGGCCATTTTCTGCGCCAACGACCTTATGGCCTTAGGGGCTATAGAGACCGCCGCCGAAAAGGGCGTCGAAATCCCAATAGGAGGGGTCGACCTCATACCGGAAGCCCTTTCCGCCATAGAGGCGGGATCTCTGACCGCCTCCGTAGGCCTCGATCCGGCAGAGCTGGTAGATGAAATACTGAAATCGATCGGTTTATTTCTGAAATATAAACTTGTCCCCACGGGAACTCTTGCGAACAATATATTGAAGACTCTATAG
- a CDS encoding SDR family oxidoreductase, translating into MDLGLRDKTAIVMASSGGLGKGIATELAREGAKVMLFSPSEEKLAEAQRDIEEETGNRPSFFVGDITAAKDIKGLVDATVEKLGPVYALVNNTGGPPAGTFDDFEDTAWQKAFELTLLSYIRTVRAVLPSMRGNGGGRIVNSTSSSVKSVLDNLILSNTFRTGVMGLTKSLSQELGKDGILVNVIGPGRIGTARIEHLDSIRAERSGLSVEEVRRKAFDSIPLGRYGTVDEYGRLAAFLCSEANTYITGQTILLDGGMVKAF; encoded by the coding sequence TTGGATCTTGGACTGAGAGATAAGACAGCCATAGTGATGGCCTCCAGCGGAGGTCTCGGCAAGGGTATAGCCACCGAGCTCGCCAGAGAGGGAGCCAAGGTGATGCTGTTCAGCCCGTCGGAGGAAAAACTGGCAGAAGCTCAAAGGGACATAGAGGAGGAGACCGGCAACAGGCCGTCCTTCTTCGTCGGAGATATCACGGCAGCGAAGGACATAAAGGGCCTGGTGGACGCCACCGTGGAAAAGCTAGGGCCTGTCTACGCCCTGGTGAACAACACCGGAGGACCTCCTGCCGGTACCTTCGACGACTTCGAGGACACGGCCTGGCAAAAAGCCTTCGAGCTCACGCTCTTGTCCTATATCCGTACCGTCAGGGCGGTCCTTCCGTCCATGAGGGGCAACGGAGGCGGCAGGATCGTGAACTCCACTTCGTCCTCGGTAAAATCGGTCCTGGACAACCTGATACTGTCCAACACCTTCAGGACCGGGGTCATGGGGCTGACGAAATCCCTGTCCCAAGAGCTCGGAAAGGACGGCATTCTGGTCAACGTCATAGGTCCGGGAAGGATAGGTACCGCCAGGATAGAGCATCTGGACTCGATCAGGGCGGAAAGGTCGGGGCTGTCGGTCGAAGAGGTCCGACGCAAGGCCTTCGATTCCATCCCCCTGGGAAGATATGGAACAGTAGACGAATACGGCCGATTGGCCGCCTTCCTCTGCTCCGAGGCCAACACCTACATAACGGGACAGACGATCCTCCTGGACGGAGGGATGGTCAAAGCGTTCTAG
- a CDS encoding GNAT family N-acetyltransferase, producing the protein MIADRKTLAYIGQIDFHVIDWKNRSARIALVVGTPGNRGKGYGSEALNTLVDYGFRFMNLHRMDLLVREDNLSARRCYEKCGFVEEGRMREAIFRDGRYLDMIVMSILEG; encoded by the coding sequence GTGATAGCCGACAGGAAGACCCTTGCCTACATAGGTCAGATAGACTTCCACGTAATAGACTGGAAAAACCGTTCGGCGAGGATAGCCCTCGTCGTAGGCACCCCCGGCAACAGGGGGAAGGGCTACGGATCGGAGGCCCTGAACACCCTGGTCGATTACGGCTTTCGTTTCATGAATCTGCACAGAATGGACCTGCTGGTGAGGGAGGACAACCTGTCCGCCAGAAGATGCTACGAAAAATGCGGATTCGTGGAGGAAGGCAGGATGAGAGAGGCAATCTTCAGGGACGGACGTTACCTGGACATGATAGTCATGTCCATTTTGGAGGGGTAG
- a CDS encoding 3-isopropylmalate dehydratase large subunit, whose protein sequence is MKRTLASQIIASHSTDPVKEGAICRVSVDFAFVNDITAPPAIDAMAAMGRSRVFDRKRCAIIPDHFTPNKDIASAEQAKKSRIFASEQKMLYWEVGRAGIEHAMLPEKGYILPGDIVLGADSHTCTGGAMGAFSTGMGSTDLAGAWATGETWLMVPPTVRIDFRGSISRHITGKDLILAVLREISVQGARYMALEFGGDALASMSMDHRFTVANMAVEAGGKAGLFVPDETTLAYAEARASRPFTARYPDEGCEYAKRVEIDVEKLTPLVAAPHSPDNVRPASTFGDTEIQQVFIGSCTNGRLEDMAAAASVLEGKKVHPSVRCIVIPASYEVYNACLEKGYIRTFTEAGAAVCTPTCGPCLGGHMGILAEGERCVSTSNRNFVGRMGHPKSEVYLASPVTAAWSAVKGHIADPAQEEA, encoded by the coding sequence ATGAAGAGAACCCTCGCATCTCAGATAATAGCCAGCCACAGCACGGATCCCGTCAAAGAGGGAGCCATCTGCCGGGTATCGGTGGACTTCGCCTTCGTAAACGACATCACCGCTCCTCCCGCCATAGACGCCATGGCGGCCATGGGAAGAAGCCGGGTGTTCGATCGGAAGCGATGCGCCATAATTCCGGACCACTTCACCCCCAACAAGGACATAGCCTCGGCGGAACAGGCCAAGAAATCCCGTATATTCGCCTCGGAGCAGAAAATGCTCTATTGGGAGGTTGGACGGGCCGGTATCGAACACGCCATGCTTCCCGAAAAAGGCTATATACTGCCGGGCGACATAGTTCTGGGCGCCGACAGCCACACCTGCACCGGCGGAGCCATGGGAGCCTTCTCAACCGGAATGGGTTCCACCGACCTGGCCGGGGCCTGGGCCACAGGCGAGACCTGGCTCATGGTTCCTCCGACGGTACGGATAGATTTCCGAGGCTCCATATCCAGACATATCACGGGAAAAGACCTCATACTGGCGGTCCTGCGCGAGATATCGGTACAGGGAGCCAGATATATGGCCCTCGAGTTCGGAGGAGACGCCTTGGCCTCCATGTCGATGGATCACCGTTTCACCGTAGCAAACATGGCGGTCGAGGCCGGAGGCAAGGCCGGACTATTCGTTCCGGACGAAACCACCCTGGCCTACGCCGAGGCTAGAGCCTCACGCCCCTTCACCGCCAGATATCCCGACGAGGGATGCGAATACGCCAAACGGGTGGAGATCGACGTGGAGAAGCTCACGCCGCTGGTGGCGGCGCCCCACTCTCCGGACAACGTAAGGCCGGCATCCACCTTCGGAGACACCGAGATACAGCAGGTCTTCATCGGATCCTGCACCAACGGAAGGCTGGAGGACATGGCGGCGGCGGCATCGGTGCTCGAGGGGAAGAAGGTCCATCCGTCGGTTCGATGCATAGTCATACCGGCGTCCTACGAGGTATATAACGCCTGTCTGGAGAAGGGCTACATCCGGACCTTCACCGAGGCGGGGGCGGCGGTCTGCACTCCGACGTGCGGCCCATGCCTGGGAGGACACATGGGGATTCTGGCGGAAGGCGAGAGATGCGTGTCCACCAGCAACAGAAACTTCGTCGGAAGGATGGGACACCCGAAGAGCGAGGTATATCTGGCCAGCCCTGTGACGGCGGCCTGGAGCGCAGTCAAGGGACACATCGCCGATCCGGCGCAGGAGGAGGCATAG
- a CDS encoding 2-isopropylmalate synthase, which translates to MKDTVRIFDTTLRDGEQAAGINLNGTEKFQIARQLAALGVDVIEAGFPASSRGDFDSVRSIASEIDGPIIAGLARANEGDIRRAAEAVREASRSRIHTFIATSPIHMEHKLKMSPEEVLRRTTDAVSLAASLVKDVEFSAEDASRSDPEFLMEVFTAAIAAGATTINVPDTVGYATPGEFGDFLSRIMEGTEGSEKAIWSVHVHNDLGLAVANSVEAVRRGARQVECTVNGIGERAGNASLEEIVMALKVRRDVFSVDTAIDTTKLFDTSRMVSRLTGVHLPPNKAIVGDNAFAHEAGIHQHGVLCKRETYEIMHPKDVGAPETKLVMGKHSGHHAFAKELESMGYSLTDQELKRAFSLFKELCDKKEMVTKSDMEALVVDEILSVCPDRKFSVKDFAVHSGRGRATAAISLIDGKDEIHDAATGNGPVDASYAAIRRIVGIEPELAAYRIISASEKSDALGEARVTLRHDDMEVQGRGVSTDVIEASIKAYVNGINRLYQTAAARGVEIVRQRRAV; encoded by the coding sequence ATGAAAGACACGGTTCGCATCTTCGACACCACCTTGAGAGACGGAGAACAGGCGGCGGGCATAAACCTCAACGGAACGGAGAAATTTCAGATAGCCAGACAGCTCGCAGCCCTAGGGGTGGACGTCATAGAGGCGGGCTTTCCTGCTTCTTCACGGGGCGATTTCGACTCGGTGAGATCCATCGCCTCCGAGATAGACGGCCCGATCATAGCCGGATTGGCCAGGGCGAACGAAGGGGACATAAGAAGAGCCGCCGAGGCCGTCAGGGAAGCATCTAGAAGTAGAATACACACCTTCATAGCCACAAGCCCCATCCACATGGAGCACAAGCTCAAGATGTCTCCCGAAGAGGTCCTTCGCAGAACGACCGACGCCGTTTCCCTGGCCGCCTCTTTGGTCAAGGACGTGGAGTTCTCCGCCGAGGACGCCAGTCGATCCGACCCGGAGTTTCTCATGGAGGTCTTCACCGCAGCCATAGCCGCGGGAGCCACGACGATAAACGTCCCGGACACTGTGGGCTACGCCACCCCGGGAGAGTTCGGCGACTTCCTCTCCCGCATAATGGAGGGCACCGAGGGATCGGAAAAGGCCATATGGTCCGTCCACGTCCATAACGATCTTGGGCTGGCGGTGGCGAACTCGGTGGAGGCGGTAAGACGAGGAGCCAGACAGGTGGAGTGCACCGTCAACGGCATAGGAGAGAGGGCGGGCAATGCATCTCTGGAGGAGATAGTCATGGCCCTCAAGGTCCGCCGAGACGTTTTCTCGGTGGACACTGCGATAGACACAACCAAACTTTTCGACACCAGCCGAATGGTCTCCCGACTGACGGGGGTCCATCTGCCTCCCAACAAGGCCATAGTGGGAGACAACGCCTTCGCCCACGAAGCGGGAATACACCAGCACGGAGTTCTCTGCAAGAGGGAGACCTACGAGATAATGCATCCCAAGGACGTGGGGGCTCCGGAGACCAAGCTCGTCATGGGCAAGCACTCGGGTCACCACGCCTTCGCCAAAGAGCTCGAGTCCATGGGATACTCCCTCACCGACCAGGAGCTCAAGAGGGCCTTCTCCCTCTTCAAGGAACTCTGCGACAAGAAGGAGATGGTGACGAAAAGCGACATGGAGGCCCTTGTGGTGGACGAGATCCTCTCTGTCTGTCCGGACAGAAAATTCTCCGTCAAGGATTTCGCCGTCCACTCCGGCAGAGGAAGGGCGACCGCCGCCATATCCCTGATCGATGGCAAAGACGAGATCCACGACGCCGCCACGGGCAACGGCCCGGTGGACGCCTCCTACGCGGCGATAAGGAGGATCGTGGGAATAGAGCCGGAACTGGCGGCCTACAGGATAATATCGGCAAGCGAGAAATCCGACGCCCTGGGAGAGGCCAGGGTCACCCTGCGACACGACGACATGGAGGTCCAGGGACGGGGAGTCAGCACCGACGTGATAGAGGCCAGCATAAAGGCCTACGTAAACGGCATAAACCGACTGTATCAGACCGCCGCCGCCAGAGGGGTGGAGATAGTGCGACAGAGACGGGCCGTCTAG